The region GCTTTACGACCACCGAACTCTTTGATTTTTTCTGTAATCTTAGGCCCCACCACAGATAAGTTCGTCACCGCAATTTCACCACGGTATAAAAATCCACCCGATGCCACTGCATCAGATTCTTCATCTTTTTCAGCCACTTCGGTTTTTGCTGGTTTCGTGGCTGCAGCAGTCGCAGCCGCCACTGTTGCCGCTGGTGTCGGCGAAGGCACTGCAGGAGTCGCTGTTGGTGAAATCGCTGTGGCAGCGACTGTCGCCGCTGGCGTTGCTTTCACCTCAGCCGTCGGTAATGGTTTAGGAGTTTGAAGTGGCTTTTCAGTTTTAGGCTCTTCATCTTGGAACTGAGGTTTTTCTTCGACCTGGGCAACCTTTTCAGTTTTAGTAACTTCAGCAAGAACCACTTCTTTGGTGTTTCCGCTCATGCCGATTTGCAAAACTTTTTGCCATGGAGCAACCGTCAGCAATGTCACGATAACCGCAACAACCACGAGAGCTTCAAGCCCCCATTTCAGTCCCTGAGGCCAACGATCAAAATTTGATTTTTGCATTAGAACCGTCAGATAAGTCGACGGGGTATTAATCTGTTCAATGATCGGTTGAGAAACAATGGTGTTAGCCAATTGTTTTGCGTAAGCTTCGCCATTTTGGATTTTATTTAAATCTAATTGGGCATCACGGGAAAACTTTACGTGATCTTCCACCGCTGACTTTCTTTCATCATCGAGCATGCCCGACAAATAATCGTAAAGTAGCTCATGGCCAATAAAGGGAGACATCTCCCTTTTGCCTTTTTTAGATAGAGGAATCTTATCGCCCGGCTGTGCCATGCTTTAACTTACCCACACCTTGAGTCATTGTGCCTAGCTTTCTAAGGGCTCGGCCCAAACGATAGCGAATCGTGCCTTGAGTAATACCCAAGCCTTCAGAGATATCGTTATCTTCAACATTTAGAATTTTTGACCAAATAACGGTTAACAACTCGTCTTCAGAAGCTGTTTTTTGAAACTCGCGCCAGGGACCCAAATCAACACCCTCTGGGATCAGCCAGCCGGATTCTACAGAGGTGTTTGGACGGCCACGAGTCACTCGCACTTTGTATTTGTCCCAAGTGATCTTGGTTGCCGCGACAAGGGCAACAGGAGTGGAAAGTTCAGGATTACGGTGCTTTTTATCTCGACAAAGGGCTAGTGCCTGTGTCGAAGCCTCGATCGCCCTTCTGTCATCTAGTAAAGCAAAATAGAAAAACAAGGCGATCGATTGAATGTCGGCTTCGGTCATGCACTTCCTATAAGAGTAGAGTGACCCTTAGTTTAGTCGACTGTCAGCTGTCTGAGAAGATCCAATTGGTCTAGAACTTTACCTGAGCCCATAACTACACAGCTCAATGGATCTTCGGCGATAGAAACTGGCAACCCAGTACGCTCTCTTAGTAAAACGTCTAGGTTCGCAAGCAATGCACCACCACCAGTAAGAACGATACCGTTGTCTACGATATCAGAAGCAAGTTCTGGTGGAGTTTTTTCAAGCGCTGTACGAACAGCATCAACAACTTCAGACAATGGATCCATCAAAGCATCGTTAACTTGCGAGCTTGTGATCTCAATCGTTTTCGGAGCACCGGCAACTAGGTCGCGACCTTTAATCTCCATCGTTTTTTCTTCTTCGAATGGATAGGCGTTACCGATTTGGATTTTGATGTTCTCAGCAGTTCTTTCACCGATCAACAAGTTGAACTGACGGCGAACATAGTTCACGATCGCTTCGTCAAATTTGTCGCCAGCAACTTTGATTGATTTACAGTAAACGATACCACCCAATGAGATAACTGCGACACCCGTCGTACCACCACCCATGTCGACAACCATGTTGCCTGATGGTTCTGTGATTGGAAGACCTGCGCCGATTGCTGCTGCCATTGGTTCTTCGATCAAATAAACTTCACGAGCACCCGCTGATTGAGCTGCTTCTTTAACCGCGCGTTTTTCCACCTGAGTGATTCCGTAAGGAACGCAGATGATGATACGTGGACGGATGAAAGATTTTTTCTCGCCCAAAGATTTACCAATGAAATATTTAAGCATGGATTGAGTGACTTCAAAGTCCGCGATAACACCGTCTTTGATCGGGCGAATCGCTACGATAGAACCAGGTGTTCTACCCAACATGTCCTTTGCTTCTTTACCGACAGCAAGAACACGGTTTTGCATTCCGCGATAGTTCTTCTGAACTGCTACAACTGATGGTTCATCAAGAATGATACCGCGACCCTTAACATAAACGAGAGTGTTGGCAGTGCCCAAATCGATGGCGATATCATTGGAAAAATAGTCTTGTACTTTGTCAAAAAAACTCATGCAGAATCTCTCTCAAGAAAATTTCATTGTGTCATTTCGACTACAAGTCTAGGGAGATTGAAAAGCAGAGTCAATACTGATATTTAGGCCGCAAGTCGAGTAATCCTGACGCGGCCCAGAATGAGGACCTGTTTATAAGTGCTTCTTCCACTCCAGCTCACGCCCCATATACTCCGAAAGTGCGTGCTTCTCTTCGTGAATACGCTTGTCCGTCCAGCTCAATTTCTCTTGGAAAACCTGCACGATTTCGTCGAGATGCTTTAAGCCGTGATTGCGATCCGCAAGGAACAAGTGCACTCGACGAGAAAAGAAGTCA is a window of Bdellovibrio sp. SKB1291214 DNA encoding:
- a CDS encoding rod shape-determining protein, which produces MSFFDKVQDYFSNDIAIDLGTANTLVYVKGRGIILDEPSVVAVQKNYRGMQNRVLAVGKEAKDMLGRTPGSIVAIRPIKDGVIADFEVTQSMLKYFIGKSLGEKKSFIRPRIIICVPYGITQVEKRAVKEAAQSAGAREVYLIEEPMAAAIGAGLPITEPSGNMVVDMGGGTTGVAVISLGGIVYCKSIKVAGDKFDEAIVNYVRRQFNLLIGERTAENIKIQIGNAYPFEEEKTMEIKGRDLVAGAPKTIEITSSQVNDALMDPLSEVVDAVRTALEKTPPELASDIVDNGIVLTGGGALLANLDVLLRERTGLPVSIAEDPLSCVVMGSGKVLDQLDLLRQLTVD